The following coding sequences are from one Armatimonadota bacterium window:
- the rpsS gene encoding 30S ribosomal protein S19: MGRSLKKGPFTDEKLLKKVRALKRGDQTVIKTWSRASMIAPEMVGFTIGVHNGKEHIPVFITEDMVGFRLGEFSPTRKFVRHGGKLQKQVEEKTRAKST, translated from the coding sequence ATGGGACGTTCACTGAAGAAAGGACCATTCACTGACGAGAAGCTTCTCAAGAAGGTTCGTGCGCTCAAGCGCGGTGATCAGACCGTCATCAAGACGTGGTCGCGTGCGTCCATGATCGCACCCGAGATGGTTGGTTTTACTATCGGTGTCCACAACGGAAAGGAGCATATCCCCGTTTTCATCACTGAGGATATGGTTGGTTTCCGGCTTGGGGAGTTTTCGCCGACGCGGAAGTTCGTCCGGCACGGTGGGAAGCTCCAGAAACAGGTCGAGGAGAAGACGCGAGCGAAGAGCACGTAG
- the rplV gene encoding 50S ribosomal protein L22 gives MTAKLRYLNMSPRKVRRVARLLPGLPVGRAEAELSARSELAAKPLKKLLQSAVANARSLTDVAPEQMHVLSCRVDQGPTLKRFRPRSRGMVHPIGRRTSHVFIALRMPDTERKQKVEVKAATSVPQEEVGEEGTRDRDRGLRPTKKGEEKKKARLRTPKIGRRIFRRKSV, from the coding sequence GTGACTGCGAAACTGCGTTATCTAAATATGAGTCCCCGAAAAGTTCGCCGAGTGGCAAGGCTCCTCCCGGGGCTTCCTGTGGGACGTGCGGAAGCTGAGCTCAGCGCGCGAAGTGAACTCGCCGCGAAGCCACTCAAGAAGCTTCTGCAGTCCGCGGTCGCTAACGCCCGCTCGCTCACCGACGTCGCACCCGAGCAGATGCACGTGCTTTCGTGTCGTGTCGATCAAGGACCGACGTTGAAGCGCTTTCGCCCGCGTTCTCGAGGAATGGTGCATCCCATTGGGCGACGGACGAGCCATGTCTTCATCGCTTTACGCATGCCGGATACGGAACGGAAGCAGAAGGTAGAGGTAAAAGCCGCGACGTCAGTACCGCAAGAGGAAGTCGGAGAAGAGGGTACGCGTGATCGAGATCGTGGGCTGCGGCCGACGAAAAAGGGCGAGGAGAAGAAAAAGGCACGCCTACGGACGCCGAAGATCGGTCGTCGTATCTTCCGCAGGAAATCAGTGTAA
- the rpsC gene encoding 30S ribosomal protein S3, whose translation MGNKVHPIAFRLGVNRGWSSRWFSTRLFKQYLREDVLLLQWLRKKVRRAYVTEVNIERLSGGKLELTIYTARPGILIGRGGGGIEELRKAVREKLSEIRGEPMEEEIRIEVQDVRNPDAHAAVLAQSIAEQLERRLPFRRIINRTLERALVAKGVEGAKIQISGRLGGMEMSRREWVKGGKVPLQTIRADIDYVQDEAYTTWGVIGVKVWLYKGEVFEEKKKKRQGEQIHERP comes from the coding sequence ATGGGCAATAAGGTTCATCCAATTGCATTTCGGCTCGGCGTGAACCGCGGGTGGTCCTCGCGTTGGTTCTCGACGCGTTTATTCAAACAGTATCTTCGTGAAGATGTTCTGCTTTTGCAGTGGTTGCGCAAGAAAGTACGCCGTGCGTATGTCACCGAGGTGAACATAGAACGTTTGAGTGGAGGAAAACTTGAGTTGACGATCTATACTGCCCGCCCCGGTATTCTTATCGGGAGAGGAGGAGGTGGCATTGAAGAACTACGTAAGGCGGTACGCGAGAAGCTCTCCGAGATCCGCGGAGAGCCGATGGAGGAAGAGATCCGTATCGAGGTACAGGACGTGCGAAACCCCGACGCGCATGCCGCCGTCCTCGCGCAGTCGATTGCCGAGCAACTCGAACGACGCCTACCGTTCCGCCGTATAATCAACCGTACCTTGGAGCGAGCGCTCGTCGCTAAGGGCGTCGAGGGGGCCAAGATTCAGATTAGCGGACGCCTCGGTGGCATGGAGATGTCGCGGCGCGAATGGGTCAAAGGCGGAAAAGTGCCGTTGCAGACGATTCGTGCCGATATCGATTACGTGCAAGATGAAGCGTACACTACGTGGGGCGTGATAGGAGTAAAAGTGTGGTTGTACAAGGGGGAGGTATTCGAGGAAAAGAAGAAAAAACGCCAAGGTGAGCAAATTCATGAGCGACCGTAA
- the rplP gene encoding 50S ribosomal protein L16, which yields MLFPKKMKHRKWHKVRARAVRSGRGTTLAFGNYGLKAVEGARITSRQLEASRRVIVRAVRKRGKMWIRIFPDHPVTRKGNEVPMGGGKGAVDHYVAPVKPGRVLFEVDGIPEEIARETFRLAGHKLPLKTLFVKREGKS from the coding sequence ATGCTTTTCCCAAAGAAAATGAAGCATCGGAAGTGGCACAAAGTCCGCGCGCGCGCGGTACGTTCCGGCCGTGGCACGACACTCGCGTTCGGTAATTACGGCTTGAAAGCAGTAGAGGGCGCGCGCATCACCTCGCGGCAGCTTGAAGCCTCGAGGCGTGTGATTGTGCGCGCCGTGCGCAAACGCGGGAAAATGTGGATCCGAATTTTTCCAGACCATCCCGTTACCCGAAAGGGCAATGAGGTGCCGATGGGTGGAGGGAAGGGCGCCGTCGACCACTACGTCGCACCCGTGAAGCCGGGGCGCGTCCTCTTCGAGGTGGATGGGATTCCCGAGGAGATCGCACGTGAAACTTTCCGCCTTGCCGGCCACAAACTTCCTCTCAAGACCTTGTTTGTGAAGCGCGAGGGAAAATCATGA
- the rpmC gene encoding 50S ribosomal protein L29 has translation MKAQEIRTKKDAELVRDLAETREQLRQARFELAAGRVKNIRIVQELRRTIARILTALAERKQSA, from the coding sequence ATGAAAGCACAGGAAATCCGAACGAAGAAGGATGCAGAACTCGTACGCGATCTTGCCGAAACGCGCGAACAGCTTCGGCAAGCGCGTTTCGAGCTGGCTGCGGGGCGCGTGAAGAATATCCGTATTGTTCAGGAGTTGAGGCGCACGATCGCGCGCATTCTCACAGCCCTTGCGGAACGGAAGCAATCTGCGTAG
- the rpsQ gene encoding 30S ribosomal protein S17 gives MPEETSLKEANKEAKHRRRVRGVVVRSAMEKTVTVQVERLFRHPRVGRVMRRSRKFLVHDAQGRAHLGDTVLIEETRPRSRRKRWKVVDVLERAVTPGEQDEVIEETSRV, from the coding sequence ATGCCCGAGGAGACATCTCTTAAAGAAGCGAATAAAGAAGCGAAGCACCGCAGGCGCGTGCGCGGCGTCGTGGTGCGCTCAGCAATGGAGAAGACGGTGACGGTTCAGGTGGAACGGCTTTTCCGACATCCACGCGTGGGGCGGGTGATGCGGCGTTCACGGAAGTTCCTCGTGCATGACGCGCAAGGCCGTGCACATCTGGGTGACACCGTGCTTATCGAGGAGACGCGGCCACGCTCGCGGCGGAAACGCTGGAAGGTGGTCGACGTACTTGAGCGAGCAGTGACGCCAGGAGAGCAGGACGAGGTAATAGAGGAGACTTCTCGTGTATGA
- the rplN gene encoding 50S ribosomal protein L14 — protein MIQPQSILKVADNSGAKRIQCITVLGSTGRRYAQLGDLIVASVKLAEPRKSVKKGQVVRAVIVRQRRPYRRSDGSSIRFDENAAVIVDGHEPRGGRIFGPVARELRERGFRKIVSLAPEVL, from the coding sequence ATGATCCAGCCTCAATCTATACTCAAAGTTGCCGATAATAGTGGTGCCAAGCGCATTCAGTGCATCACTGTTCTTGGCAGTACAGGACGCCGTTACGCACAGCTCGGTGACCTCATTGTGGCATCCGTCAAGCTTGCCGAGCCTCGCAAGAGCGTGAAGAAGGGACAGGTGGTGCGTGCAGTCATCGTTCGGCAGAGACGGCCGTACCGGAGAAGCGACGGCTCCTCCATTCGTTTTGATGAGAATGCGGCAGTCATTGTCGACGGCCATGAGCCGCGAGGGGGACGCATCTTCGGACCCGTAGCGCGCGAGCTGCGCGAGCGAGGATTTCGTAAGATCGTTTCGCTTGCACCGGAAGTGCTGTAG
- a CDS encoding 50S ribosomal protein L24, whose translation MLKIKKGDTIYVITGKDRGKTGKVLRVSPTKGRIMVEGIALQTRHRRPRRAGEKGQRVTIPGMVDISNVKLLCATCNKPTRVGMHIEGGRKQRVCKKCGASVS comes from the coding sequence ATGCTCAAGATCAAAAAGGGAGATACCATTTATGTCATTACTGGCAAGGACCGTGGGAAGACCGGGAAGGTTTTGCGTGTGTCACCGACCAAAGGACGTATTATGGTGGAGGGCATCGCACTCCAGACGCGGCACCGGCGACCTCGACGCGCAGGAGAGAAGGGGCAGCGTGTGACTATTCCCGGTATGGTTGATATCTCGAACGTGAAGCTTCTGTGTGCGACATGCAACAAGCCGACGCGCGTTGGTATGCACATCGAAGGTGGCCGCAAGCAGCGCGTCTGTAAGAAGTGTGGAGCGTCTGTTTCGTAG
- the rplE gene encoding 50S ribosomal protein L5 — MEIMSGQKLRDGLLKSLGRTNPFALPRIDRVVVNTGVGKRAVAGGKKVLEPLVKDLARITGQQPVVRPARKSVASFKLREGMPAGLMVTLRGKAADDFLTRLIRLTLPRMRDFRGIPLRSIDEGGNLTIGISEQTIFPETDEDPTGISFGFEITIVTTAQNREEAETLFRLMGFPLQGDQRQTTDN; from the coding sequence ATGGAAATAATGAGTGGCCAAAAACTACGCGACGGGCTCTTAAAGAGTCTTGGGCGCACGAACCCTTTCGCGTTACCGCGTATTGATCGCGTCGTCGTCAATACCGGCGTGGGGAAGCGTGCCGTTGCCGGCGGGAAGAAGGTACTCGAGCCCTTAGTGAAGGATCTTGCACGTATCACGGGACAGCAACCAGTCGTGCGCCCGGCGCGCAAGTCCGTGGCTTCCTTCAAGTTGCGCGAGGGCATGCCTGCGGGGCTCATGGTGACGCTGCGCGGAAAAGCAGCGGACGATTTCCTCACACGCCTTATCCGCCTCACCTTGCCGCGCATGCGTGATTTCCGCGGCATCCCGCTTCGATCCATCGATGAGGGCGGTAATCTTACCATCGGTATTTCCGAGCAGACGATTTTTCCAGAAACGGACGAGGATCCTACGGGAATCAGTTTTGGCTTTGAAATCACGATTGTGACGACTGCGCAGAACCGCGAAGAAGCCGAGACGCTTTTTCGGCTCATGGGATTTCCGCTTCAAGGTGACCAACGACAAACGACTGACAACTAA
- a CDS encoding type Z 30S ribosomal protein S14, translating to MAKKSQIVKSQKKPKFSTRIVRRCFRCGRRRGYMGDFDLCRICFRELVRKGEIPGFRKASW from the coding sequence ATGGCGAAGAAGTCACAAATCGTTAAATCGCAAAAGAAACCTAAATTCTCGACGCGTATCGTGCGTCGGTGCTTCCGGTGTGGTCGGCGTCGCGGGTACATGGGCGATTTCGACCTCTGCCGTATTTGTTTTCGTGAGCTGGTCCGTAAAGGAGAGATTCCGGGTTTTCGTAAAGCGTCTTGGTAG
- the rpsH gene encoding 30S ribosomal protein S8 has protein sequence MPPTDPIADFLTRLRNASAVGKLEVRTPYAKMLERIATVLAKEAFIERVEHRGRGPRKVLVVYLRYIDGKPAIENLRRVSRPGKRIYASAKDLRPVKSGYGILVLSTPQGLFTNREARKRNVGGEIVCEVW, from the coding sequence ATGCCGCCAACCGACCCCATCGCCGATTTCCTCACCCGTCTACGCAACGCGAGTGCTGTGGGAAAGCTCGAAGTCCGCACTCCTTATGCGAAGATGCTTGAGAGAATCGCTACGGTTCTTGCAAAAGAGGCTTTTATTGAGCGCGTTGAGCATCGTGGACGCGGTCCCCGCAAGGTACTCGTGGTGTATTTGCGCTACATCGACGGTAAGCCAGCAATCGAGAATCTCCGCCGCGTCTCGCGTCCCGGCAAGCGTATTTATGCATCCGCGAAGGATTTGCGGCCCGTGAAATCGGGGTATGGTATCTTGGTGCTTTCAACCCCGCAGGGCCTTTTCACGAATCGTGAAGCGCGAAAGCGCAATGTCGGAGGCGAGATAGTCTGTGAGGTATGGTAA
- the rplF gene encoding 50S ribosomal protein L6: protein MSRIGRQPITLPEGVKATIREDEVVVEGSLGKITVPLPAEITVQENDGSLTLSPTRETKRTRALWGLTRSLLANAVEGVTQGFIRRLIIEGIGYRANLEGETLILLLGFSHPVRVEAPEGITFAVEKNTISVSGIDKQLVGNTAATIRAFRKPEPYKGKGIRWEDEVVRRKAGKRAATTA from the coding sequence ATGAGTAGGATTGGTCGACAACCGATTACGCTGCCCGAAGGCGTGAAAGCGACGATAAGGGAGGATGAGGTGGTTGTTGAGGGTTCGCTGGGGAAGATTACAGTTCCTCTGCCCGCAGAGATTACGGTACAGGAGAACGATGGCTCGTTAACGCTCTCGCCGACGAGGGAAACAAAGCGTACGCGTGCGCTCTGGGGACTGACGCGTTCGTTGCTGGCGAACGCGGTTGAGGGCGTCACTCAAGGCTTCATCCGACGTCTTATCATCGAGGGTATCGGTTACCGTGCGAATCTCGAGGGCGAGACGTTGATACTCTTGTTGGGGTTCTCGCATCCGGTGCGCGTTGAGGCGCCGGAAGGGATTACGTTCGCGGTCGAGAAGAATACCATTTCCGTCTCCGGTATCGACAAGCAGCTTGTTGGCAATACCGCAGCAACCATTCGCGCTTTCCGAAAACCCGAGCCCTATAAAGGCAAGGGTATCCGTTGGGAGGATGAGGTGGTCCGACGTAAGGCCGGAAAGAGGGCGGCCACCACCGCGTAG
- a CDS encoding 50S ribosomal protein L18 has protein sequence MRSKSAQRQQGRLRRHRRVRARVSGTSERPRLAVFRSSKHIVAQLIDDAAQQTLAAASDQELKRVTVAKGVSKQMAKAAAVGVLVAERAKKAGISEAVFDRGGFAYHGRVKALAESARKLGLKFLPTR, from the coding sequence ATGCGTTCCAAGTCAGCACAACGTCAACAGGGTCGTCTGCGCCGCCACCGGCGTGTTCGTGCACGCGTTTCCGGCACGAGTGAGCGTCCTCGCCTCGCAGTGTTCCGTTCAAGCAAGCATATCGTCGCCCAACTTATCGACGATGCGGCACAACAGACGCTCGCAGCGGCTTCTGATCAGGAGTTGAAGCGCGTGACGGTAGCGAAAGGCGTGAGTAAGCAGATGGCGAAAGCAGCGGCCGTTGGAGTCCTTGTTGCAGAGCGCGCGAAAAAGGCAGGGATCAGCGAGGCCGTGTTCGACCGGGGGGGCTTCGCATACCATGGAAGAGTGAAGGCACTTGCTGAGAGCGCACGTAAACTCGGACTCAAATTCTTACCGACGAGATAG